From Primulina tabacum isolate GXHZ01 chromosome 2, ASM2559414v2, whole genome shotgun sequence, one genomic window encodes:
- the LOC142537506 gene encoding aspartic proteinase CDR1-like: protein MHIVFHSITQASSFSIAEKSGLFAYVRIGEIKLEQLLYIDTGSRLLWFNCQPCGLNVPKPVFDPKLSSTYKVEDCDLSDYCGGIGVRVWCDIRSLCSYQIQYGDGGYSLGHLAREMLVFGSMKKLLFGKREEVIEDIVVGCARKMSIYTNGILGLDSSRVSLLKQRSFSKFSYCLGYYDDRSYP from the coding sequence ATGCATATCGTATTTCATTCGATAACCCAAGCCTCGAGTTTCTCCATCGCTGAGAAAAGTGGGCTTTTTGCGTATGTGAGGATTGGAGAGATAAAGCTCGAACAACTACTTTATATAGATACGGGAAGTAGATTGCTTTGGTTTAACTGCCAACCGTGTGGTTTGAATGTCCCGAAACCAGTATTCGACCCAAAACTATCTTCTACATACAAAGTAGAAGATTGTGACCTCTCAGATTATTGTGGTGGGATAGGTGTTCGGGTGTGGTGTGATATACGTAGTCTCTGTTCATATCAGATACAATATGGGGATGGTGGTTATAGCTTGGGTCATCTTGCGAGAGAAATGTTGGTGTTTGGAAGCATGAAAAAGCTTTTATTTGGAAAGCGTGAAGAAGTCATAGAAGATATTGTTGTTGGTTGTGCGAGAAAGATGAGTATATACACTAATGGAATCCTAGGACTCGATAGCAGTAGGGTTTCTCTACTGAAGCAAAGATCTTTCTCCAAATTTTCTTACTGCTTAGGCTACTATGATGATAGGTCATACCCATAA